TTCTATTAAGCGAATTATATCTTTCTCTGTTTTGATCTTCATTGATAAATTCACCTTTCTAGTAAATTAATGCATCAGTTCAATAATCCATAAAATCCAGTAAGCACCTGGTACAAATAGCAGTTGTGCTAATAATGTGCCGAGAAGTCTAGAAATCATTAGCCAACCATACATTTTACTCATAGATTCAGCACCGCTTTCTGATTGTAGAGCACGTTCTGTTAAAAGAGCAATGCGTGGATCGAGTAATACAGTTAATAAAATAGTGGCGAAACCATTTACAAGGCCAGAAGCTGTACTTGCATTTGTTGCATAATCTGGATTTAAAAAAGAAGCGTAAAGGGCTGAAAGTACCCCTGCTGTATAAATAGCAGTAGCAAACATGTTAATAAGCATTATACGCTTTGGAATACCGCCGATACGCAGTCTATGAATCATTTCTAACTTTGGAAAGCGGACATATTTTTTTGTGTACTTTAATTTTTGAATGTTATTCGTTTTCATCATTCGAATGAAAGAACCGTCTGTTTCAAAGTTTTGAATGACATATCCAAATAATTTTGTCAAAGTTGGATAAAGAATGATCGCGATTAATGTACCGATAGAAGCCGATAATAGTACGAGTCGTATAATATGCTCTAAATTAATAGAAGAATCTAGTTTTGCTTCATCGACAATACCACCGATTAAAAAGGCTTGTAGTAAGTTTGATGTTCTTGAAATAAGTAACACCATTCCTACAACAGACAGGGCAACCGCAATCTTCTTTAAACGTACTCCAGCTAATCGAATACTATAAGAGCTTGTTTCAACTGCGTGGATTACAATTGTGAAAGCCATTATAAAAATTAACGTAATTGACATTTGTTTCACCAGTTTCTATTAAAATAATTGTAACTTTTTTACTTTATCATATCTATCGTATTTTGTAACTGAAAGTATGTGACATATGGAAATTGATTTTTCGAAAAAATAGATAATGATAGTATAATAGGGAGAAGTGGAAGAGATGTTAGCAGTTATTTATACAGCAAATTAAGTGGAGGAATGAAACATGTATAAAACATTTCTATTTGATTTAGATGGAACTTTAACGGATCCGAAAGAAGGAATTGTAAATTCGGTTTTGTATGCGTTAAAAAAAGTAGGAATTGAAGAAGTACATATAAGTGAGTTAGATTCATTTATAGGTCCTCCTATTCAGCAATCATTCGTAGAGAGATATAATATGAGTGAAGGAGAGGTTGAACGTGCAGTTTTTTACTTCCGTGAGTATTTAAAGCAGCGTGGATTGTTTGAAAAGAATGTATACGAGGGGATTCTGAAGCTCTTGCAACAATTAAAAAGTTCAGGGAATCGCATATTTGTAGCAACTTCAAAGCCCACTGTATTTGCGAAACAAGTTATAGAGCATTTTCAATTAACGAATTATTTCGAAGACATCATTGGAAGTAATTTAGATGGTACGAGAATAAAAAAAGAAGAAATAATTGCTCATATTTTACAAAAAAATGAAGAACTAAATAAAGAAGAAATGATAATGATTGGTGATAGAAAGCACGATATAATAGGTGCAAATCAGAATGGAATTGCTTCAATTGGTGTTTTATATGGCTATGGCTGTGAAAAAGAACTGACTGAAGTTAGTGCGACCTACATAGTGAAAGATGTTGAAGAAGCTGTATCATTTTTGTGTAGAGAAAAATTTAATACAGCAGTAAATATAGATTCTAGCAATCCCTTTATAACGTATGACGATGAATTCGTTTCTGTTTAAAGGGATTTTTCATATGTAATCGCAATAATTATAATTAGACATTTTTAGCATAAAAATTTGTATGAATAAGAGGAGGGATGTCAGAATTAAAAGGTTAGTAGAAATTTATCAATAAAATTTAGAATATTCTGTTTAATGGAGGGGTAAACATTGGAGTTAGTTATTATATTATTAGCACTAAGTTTACTTATGTTCGTAGCATACAGAGGTTTTTCTGTTATTTTATTCGCACCGATATTTGCATTATTTGCAGTATTTTTGACAGAACCTAGTTATGTATTACCTTTCTTTTCTAATATCTTTATGGAGAAAATGGTTGGATTTATAAAATTATATTTTCCTGTGTTTTTATTAGGAGCAATATTTGGAAAAGTAGTGGAAATGTCAGGAATTGCAGATTCTATCGCAAAAACAATTATTGAGTTAGTTGGTGAAAAACGTACTATATTAGCGATTGTATTAATGGGGGCTATTTTAACGTATAGTGGTGTTAGTGTGTATGTAGTAGTGTTTGCTGTTTATCCGTTCGCAGCTAAGTTGTTTCGACAAGCTAATATTCCAAAGCGTTTAATCCCTGGAACGATTGTTCTTGGAGCAGTAACGTTTACAATGGATGCGTTACCTGGATCACCACAAATTCAAAATGTAATACCTACAACATTTTTTAAAACGGATATTTATGCTGCACCGATACTTGGGATTGTAGGAGCAATTTTTGTTCTTACAGTAGGTTTACTATATTTAGAGAGTAGACGTAAGAAGGCAAAAGCGGAAGGTGAAGGATACTTTGGTTTTAATGATGGAAATACTGAAATGGCAGCATCTTTGCAAGTAGAACAAAAAAATATGCCATTAACTAATAACATTGAAATCACAAGAGCACAACAACTTATTACATTTATACCACTTATTTTAGTAGGTGTAATGAATAAAGTGTTTACTATTATGATACCGAAGTGGTATCCAAGCGGTTTTGATTTTTCTGCAATTGGTATGAAAGCATTTGGAAAAGTAGAATTAAGTGCAGTAGTAGGAATTTGGTCTGTAGAATTGGCACTTATTATAGGGATCTTAACAACGTTATTATTATATTGGAAGCGAGTAGTAACAGGTTTCCAAGCTGGATTGAATACAAGTATTGGTGGAGCGCTACTTGCAACGATGAATACAGGAGCTGAGTTTGGATTCGGTGGTGTCATTGCAGCACTTCCAGGTTTCGCAATTATGAGAGATGGCATCTCTGCTACTTTCACAAATCCGTTAGTGAATGGTGCAGTAACGACGAATATTTTAGCTGGAATTACAGGCTCGGCATCAGGAGGAATGGGAATAGTATTAAGTGCAATGGGAGATAAATTTATTGCAGCGGCCAATCAATTTGATATTCCATTAGAAGTTATGCACCGTATCGTATCAATGGCATCAGGAGGAATGGATACACTACCACATAACGGGGCTATTATTACTATTCTTACAGTAACAGGATTAACACATAAACAGTCATATAAAGATATATTTGCTATTACAATTTTGAAAACGGTTGCTGTATTTTTAGTTATCGCATTCTATACTTTAACAGGACTCTATTAAAAAATTTGAATCGTAAAGATTCATCAAATCGATAATTTATGTTATAAAATATTAATTAGGATAAGAAGGGGTGGGGGACTTGCAAGAGGTTTCTGAGTTTCGTATGCCAAAGTCGGTATTATATGGAAGGAATTCGCTTGAAAAACTGGGAGAACAATCAAAAAAGTTAGGGAAAAGAGCTTTTATAGTTACTGATACAATTATGGAGAAATTAGGATATGTTGAAAAGTGTATGCAACAACTAAATAAGAAAGGTATTACTGTTAGTACATATAATAAAGTGGATGCTGAGCCTACAAATATACACGTATTAGAAGCGTTATCTCTTTGTAAAGAGGAAAAGTGCGATTTTATTATCGGTATTGGTGGTGGAAGTTGTATTGATGCTGCGAAAGCGGTAGCGGTTTTATATACAAATGGTGGAGAAGTTGAGGATTATGTCCAAAAGGATATTAAAATAGAAAACAAGCCACTACCACTTATTGCAATTCCAACAACTTCTGGTACTGGATCGGAAGTTACAAGTGTAGCAGTAATTACGAATAAAAAAACAGATGTAAAAATGATGATGAAGCATCCTAGTTTTATACCGAAAGTAGCAATTATAGATCCAGTTTTGACAAGTTCGTTACCCCCACAAATTACGGCAGCAACAGGAATAGATGCGTTATGTCATGCGATTGAAGCTTATATTTCTAAATTTTCACAACCACTTACAGATGTACTTGCTCTTTCAGCTATTGAAAGTATTATGAAATATTTACGTATAGCATATGAAGATGGACGTAATATGGAGGCAAGAGAAGCGATGATGATTGCTTCTTTACAAGCTGGAATTGCATTTTCTAATGCATCAGTTACATTAGTTCATGGAATGTCAAGGCCAGTGGGAGCATTATTTCATGTACCGCATGGAATATCAAATGCCATACTATTACCTACAGTGTTAGAGTTTACAAAAACAAGTGCAATGAAAAGGTTAGCAAAAATTGGACGTAGTTTAAATAAGGATTTGTATTCGAATTCTGATGAGGAAGTAGCAGACTACACACTTGGTGAAATAAAAAAACTTTGCTTTGATCTTCGTATTCCAAATTTAAAAGAATACGGAATCGATGAAATTGAATTTGAAAATGCTATTTCTAAAATGGCATCAGATGCAATTGAAAGTGGTAGCCCAGCTAATAACCCACGTGTTCCATCATATGATGAAATCAAAGAGCTGTATCGAGAGTGTTTTAATTATAAGTATAAAGAATTTATAAAAACATCAGATTGTTAATTTCAGAATATTCTATAAAAATTTCCTTGGAAATGAAAGTAGAATTATTCTTTATTATTTCCATATTTCCGTTAAAACAAGACTTTATATTCCAAACTTAAAGTCTTGTTTTATTATGTATAATATACACAATAAAACGTTGTTATTAGTTTTATAAAAATAGTTTAGGTAGGTGTTTATATGAAAACGATAGGTCTTATAGGTGGCATGAGTTGGGAATCAACTTCTGAATATTATCGAATTATTAATGAAGAAATAAAAGAGAGATTAGGAGGGCTACATTCAGCAAAATGTTTGATTAATAGTGTGGATTTTGAAGAGATTGAACGATGTCAGTCTAGCGGAGATTGGGATGGTGCTGGAGAAATTCTAGGGAATGTGGCATATTCATTACAAAAGGGAGGAGCAGACTTTATAATCATTTGTACAAATACAATGCATAAGGTAGTTGAAAAAATAAAGGAAAAAATTGATATTCCATTCTTACATATTGCTGATGCAACTGCAAAAGAAATTAAAAGAAAAGACATTCAAAAGGTTGGTCTGCTTGGAACTAAATATACAATGGAGCAAGATTTCTATAAGTCACGTATTGAAGAGCATGATATAAAAGTAATAGTACCATCAGGAACAAATAGAGAAAAAGTAAACGAAGTAATATATACAGAATTATGTTTAGGAAAAATAGTAGTTCAATCTAGAGAGTATTATAAAAGGGTTATAGAAGAATTAGTACAAGAAGGAGCACAAGGAATTATATTAGGTTGTACGGAAATAGGTTTATTAATAAAGCAAGAAAACGTATCAGTCCCGATATTTGATACGACCCATATACATGCAATTGAAGCAGTCAAGGTAGCTTTAGATAAATAGATTATAATTATATTATGTAAACTTAATTCGTATATCTGGAAAACATTCAGAAAATACTTTATAATGTAAGTGGTTACATTTGAGGGGGAATGCGTATGTTTTCAGTTCAACCAATCGCATTTGTACATAATGAAAGAAAGGAAATAAAAGATGATGAGTGGGGAGAAGTAAGATCCCGTATAACTTTAACTGAAATGTATGCAGAAAAAAGTATACAAGGGATTGAAGATTTTTCTCATATTGAAGTTGTTTTTTATTTTCATAAAGTAACTGACGAGCAAATTCAGTATTTTGCTAGACATCCTAGAAATAATAAGGATTATCCTGAAGTAGGTATTTTTGCACAGCGCGGGAAAAATCGTCCGAATCGCATAGGTGTAACAATTGTAAAGGTGATCAAAAGAGAAGGTAAATCAATTATTGTTGAGGGATTAGATGCTATTGATGGCACTCCTATATTGGATATAAAACCAATAATGAAAGAGTTTATGCCGACAGAAGAAATACACCAGCCTAAATGGGCAACGGATATAATGAGACAGTATTGGAAGGGGAATGTAGTAAAATGAGAATATATGAAGCAACAATTGCAGATTTAGATGGACTGGCATCAGTTTTTAATAACTATCGCATGTTTTATAGACAAGATTCTGATTTAGAAGGGGCAAAAGTATTTTTACGAAATCGAATTGAGAGAAAAGAGTCTGTTATTTTCGTAGCAGTTGAAGACGACGAATATATTGGATTCACGCAACTATATCCATCATTTTCTTCCAATTCAATGAAAGAATTATGGATTTTAAATGATTTATTTGTACAAGCGGCGAAGCGTGGAGCCGGAACAGGTAAAAAATTATTAGAAGCTGCTAAAGAATACGCATTAGAAAATGGAGCAAAAGGTGTAAAATTGCAAACAGAGATTGATAATTTATCAGCACAACGATTATACGCTGAAAATGGCTATTTGAGAGATAATCGTTATTTCCATTACGAATTAACGTTTTAAAAAATTAAGTTGAAAGAGGCATTTTCAAGAAAAAGAATTTCTTTGTAATGAGAAATTCTTTTTTATTTTTGCCTAAATTAAAAAATATGACAAAAATAAAACGATATTTATTTATTGTTAAACAATAAATGTTGTGATAAAATTATGTTGCCATTAAATAAGTGAGGTATTGTAAATGAATCTTAAACGAAGTTCAACAATGTTCTTAAAAGTAATTATTTTTCTTGCTGGAATTTCAGTGCTTGCTTTATGCATATTTTTAGTGCCGGAAATGGCGGATTTCACAGCGAATTTGTATCCTAACATTGCTCCGATAAAATATCTTGTTTTCATTGTAATGTATGGAGCAGCTGTGCCTTTTTACGTTGCTCTTTATCAGGCTTTCAATCTTTTACAGTACATTGATGAGAACACAGCGTTCTCGGAATTATCAGTAAAGGCGTTAAAGAATATAAAGCGCTGTGCAATTACAATCAGTGGTGTGTATGTATTAAGTTTGCCACTTTTTCATTTTATAGCGAAAAAAATGGATCCTCCTATTGGGTTAGTGGGACTCATTATCGCTGTTGCTTCGCTCGTTATCGCGGTTTTTGCTGCTATCCTCCAACGACTTCTACAAGAGGCAATTCACATAAAATCAGAAAATGATTTGACGGTTTGAGGTGGCGGATATGACAATCATTATTAATATTGACGTCATGTTAGCAAAACGAAAAATGAGTGTAACGGAGCTTTCAGAGAAGGTTGGAATTACGATGGCGAATCTTTCTATTTTGAAAAATGCGAAAGCAAAAGCGGTTCGTTTTTCAACATTAGAAGCGATATGTAAAGCTTTGGAGTGTCAGCCAGGGGATATTTTGGAGTATAAAAACGATGAGAATACTCAATAAAAACAGATAACAAATGTAAATAATAGAAGTCAATAAAGAAGGGATAGCCACTAAGCTATTCCTTCTTTACGTTAATTGCTGTTACTAATAAAAAATATAATTTGAATTGCAATGTTTGCGTATCAAAAGGGAACTTGCTACCTTTTGAGGTGATCCGTTTTGTGGAATACAATTATTTGCCAAAAGGCTATTTTAACTATGTTTTAAATTATTTCGGGTGAATCAAAATTTTCATTTGTATTATAGTTGATTTAAAACCCAGTTTGTTGCATCTTCAAAGTTATCTGCAATGTAGTTTGGTTCAATATGTGCCCATTTGTCTCGGTACGTATGCAAAGCATCATACCCAGCGCCTGTTCGGACTAGAATCGTAGTCGCATTTACTTTTGCTCCTGCAACAATATCAGTCCCACGATCACCAACTACAGCACATTGTGTTAAATTAAGTCCATGTTTTTTTGCTGCTTTAAGCAGCATGCCTGTACTTGGTTTCCGGCATTCACAACCATCACCGTGTTTATGAGGACATACATAAATATCATCAAACCCGAAGCCTTCTAATTCTTGTACAAAATCGGCTACAGTTGCTATTCCATCTGCGATACCGGGTTGATTTGTGAAAGAGAAAATT
This DNA window, taken from Bacillus cereus ATCC 14579, encodes the following:
- a CDS encoding lipid II flippase Amj family protein, coding for MSITLIFIMAFTIVIHAVETSSYSIRLAGVRLKKIAVALSVVGMVLLISRTSNLLQAFLIGGIVDEAKLDSSINLEHIIRLVLLSASIGTLIAIILYPTLTKLFGYVIQNFETDGSFIRMMKTNNIQKLKYTKKYVRFPKLEMIHRLRIGGIPKRIMLINMFATAIYTAGVLSALYASFLNPDYATNASTASGLVNGFATILLTVLLDPRIALLTERALQSESGAESMSKMYGWLMISRLLGTLLAQLLFVPGAYWILWIIELMH
- a CDS encoding GntP family permease — its product is MELVIILLALSLLMFVAYRGFSVILFAPIFALFAVFLTEPSYVLPFFSNIFMEKMVGFIKLYFPVFLLGAIFGKVVEMSGIADSIAKTIIELVGEKRTILAIVLMGAILTYSGVSVYVVVFAVYPFAAKLFRQANIPKRLIPGTIVLGAVTFTMDALPGSPQIQNVIPTTFFKTDIYAAPILGIVGAIFVLTVGLLYLESRRKKAKAEGEGYFGFNDGNTEMAASLQVEQKNMPLTNNIEITRAQQLITFIPLILVGVMNKVFTIMIPKWYPSGFDFSAIGMKAFGKVELSAVVGIWSVELALIIGILTTLLLYWKRVVTGFQAGLNTSIGGALLATMNTGAEFGFGGVIAALPGFAIMRDGISATFTNPLVNGAVTTNILAGITGSASGGMGIVLSAMGDKFIAAANQFDIPLEVMHRIVSMASGGMDTLPHNGAIITILTVTGLTHKQSYKDIFAITILKTVAVFLVIAFYTLTGLY
- a CDS encoding iron-containing alcohol dehydrogenase, yielding MQEVSEFRMPKSVLYGRNSLEKLGEQSKKLGKRAFIVTDTIMEKLGYVEKCMQQLNKKGITVSTYNKVDAEPTNIHVLEALSLCKEEKCDFIIGIGGGSCIDAAKAVAVLYTNGGEVEDYVQKDIKIENKPLPLIAIPTTSGTGSEVTSVAVITNKKTDVKMMMKHPSFIPKVAIIDPVLTSSLPPQITAATGIDALCHAIEAYISKFSQPLTDVLALSAIESIMKYLRIAYEDGRNMEAREAMMIASLQAGIAFSNASVTLVHGMSRPVGALFHVPHGISNAILLPTVLEFTKTSAMKRLAKIGRSLNKDLYSNSDEEVADYTLGEIKKLCFDLRIPNLKEYGIDEIEFENAISKMASDAIESGSPANNPRVPSYDEIKELYRECFNYKYKEFIKTSDC
- a CDS encoding aspartate/glutamate racemase family protein, translating into MKTIGLIGGMSWESTSEYYRIINEEIKERLGGLHSAKCLINSVDFEEIERCQSSGDWDGAGEILGNVAYSLQKGGADFIIICTNTMHKVVEKIKEKIDIPFLHIADATAKEIKRKDIQKVGLLGTKYTMEQDFYKSRIEEHDIKVIVPSGTNREKVNEVIYTELCLGKIVVQSREYYKRVIEELVQEGAQGIILGCTEIGLLIKQENVSVPIFDTTHIHAIEAVKVALDK
- a CDS encoding SAM-dependent methyltransferase; its protein translation is MFSVQPIAFVHNERKEIKDDEWGEVRSRITLTEMYAEKSIQGIEDFSHIEVVFYFHKVTDEQIQYFARHPRNNKDYPEVGIFAQRGKNRPNRIGVTIVKVIKREGKSIIVEGLDAIDGTPILDIKPIMKEFMPTEEIHQPKWATDIMRQYWKGNVVK
- a CDS encoding GNAT family N-acetyltransferase; the encoded protein is MRIYEATIADLDGLASVFNNYRMFYRQDSDLEGAKVFLRNRIERKESVIFVAVEDDEYIGFTQLYPSFSSNSMKELWILNDLFVQAAKRGAGTGKKLLEAAKEYALENGAKGVKLQTEIDNLSAQRLYAENGYLRDNRYFHYELTF
- a CDS encoding DUF2975 domain-containing protein produces the protein MNLKRSSTMFLKVIIFLAGISVLALCIFLVPEMADFTANLYPNIAPIKYLVFIVMYGAAVPFYVALYQAFNLLQYIDENTAFSELSVKALKNIKRCAITISGVYVLSLPLFHFIAKKMDPPIGLVGLIIAVASLVIAVFAAILQRLLQEAIHIKSENDLTV
- a CDS encoding helix-turn-helix domain-containing protein, encoding MTIIINIDVMLAKRKMSVTELSEKVGITMANLSILKNAKAKAVRFSTLEAICKALECQPGDILEYKNDENTQ
- a CDS encoding HAD-IIIA family hydrolase, whose amino-acid sequence is MTNIKAIFIDRDGTIGGDTTIHYPGSFTLFPFTKTSLRKLKAKNIKIFSFTNQPGIADGIATVADFVQELEGFGFDDIYVCPHKHGDGCECRKPSTGMLLKAAKKHGLNLTQCAVVGDRGTDIVAGAKVNATTILVRTGAGYDALHTYRDKWAHIEPNYIADNFEDATNWVLNQL